Part of the Gemmatimonadaceae bacterium genome, GTCTTTTCGATCACGGCGGAGTCGCGGCTCGTCGCAACGAACATTGCACGACGCGTCAATCTGCTGGTTCGCCTTCCGATCGAAGCCCCGCGATTGCATGGCGGGCTCGTTTCAGCCGTTGGCGTCATCGTCGGGCCGCAGGTGCGCTTCGTTCTGGATACGGGACAGTGCAGCGATTCGACATCATCAGCAGTACTTCTGTCGCCCAATGCGACGATCACGCTCGACGCGGACATTCCGCCCGGCACCGCGCCATCGGTAACGCACGATTCGCTCGCCGCGGACTCGGGCAGCTACCTGCGTATCGCGAACGCGTGGTGGAGCGAGCTCGCGAGTCGCGCGGATATTCAACTCGGTCGTGATGCGCGCGTCGCACCAGCACCGAGTATTGTCGACGGACGTTGCGTCGCGACGAACGCCAACTGGGGCGCTCCGTTGACACCGTCGTCGGCGTGCGGCACGCGCGTGCCGCTCGTATTTGCATCGGGCGATCTCACGATCGACGGTGGGGCCGGGCAAGGTGTCCTGCTGGTCGACGGACATCTCGCGATCACCGGGCCGTTCACGTTTTCCGGTCAGATTGTCGCGAGGCGCGGCATCGAGACGCTCGCTGACAACATTACGATCAGCGGGGCGGTGTACGCGTGGCGCGAGAGCAGCGATACGACCGATTCTCATGCGGCGACAAATGAGGTGATACTCACACACACGACGACGTTGCGTCGCTCACGCTGTGACGCTGAACACGGCATCGCGTCATGGCTGCAACCTCATCGCGTGCGTGAACGCGCATGGTCGGAGCTGTTTTGAGAGTGGCGACACCGTGTCAGTTCACTACAGATGCGATGTTACGCTTGGGGTCGTTGGTCGTTCTACCCGGTAGAAGTGACCCACTCGCGCGGTCAGCGTGCCCCGCTTCGGGCGTGCGTCGTGATGTGAAGGAACGGAGCAAGCGCGATGTGTCACAGCATGTTAGGCATGTGTATTAGTAAGTTTACAACATAGAAGCGCGCGGACAAACTACCCGTCCGCGTTTCCCTCCTCCCGCGACGATTGCGTGGACGTTCGGTGATCGGTCGTCGCGCTTCCAGGTCCGTACCGCTCCCATGGGACTATTCGGTCGCAAGAAGACGACGGTCGGTCTCGACATCGGCTCCGGGCTGGTGAAGGTCGCCGTCATCGACCACTCGAAACGGGAGCCCGAGCTCATCAAGGCTGCGGTCGCCCCGCTGCTCGCCGACGCGATCGTCGAAGGCGAAGTCATGGACCCTGGCATCGTTGCCGAGGCCGTGCAAACGGCGCTCGCCGCCGCGGGCGTGAAATCGAAACACGTCGTGACCGCCGTCGGCGGCCGCGATGTGATCATTAAGAAGATTCAAATCGAGCGCGTCAAGGAACAGCAGGCGCGTGAGCTCATGCGCTGGGAAGCGGAGCAGCACGTCCCGTTCGACATGGAGTCGGTCGAGCTGGATTTCCAGATTCTGGATCCGGACGGCGAGGGCCTCGAGATGAGCGTGCTCCTCGTCGCCGCCAAGCGCGAGCTGATCGAATCGAAGGTGCGCGTCCTCGGCGATGCCGGCTTGCAGCCCGCGGCCGTCGACGTCGACGCGTTTGCGCTCCACAACGCATTCGAGATCAATCATCCGGACGCACTCGGCGGTCTGGTCGCGCTGGTGAACATCGGTCACGAGGTGACGAACGTGAACATCCTCGACGAGGGTGTTCCGATTCTTACCCGCGACATTACCGTCGGTACACGCCGGTTCCGTGAAGATCTGCAGCGCGAGCGCGGCCTCGGTCCGGACGAGGCGCAAGCGCTGCTTCAGGGATACGATCGCTCGCCGCACATCGAAGCGGTGCTCGCGAGCCGCGGCGAAGAGATCGCCGTCGGCGTCGAGCGCGCGGTCGCGTTTCTCGCGTCGAATTCGCGTACGGCGCAGATCCGGGCGATGTACACCTGCGGTGGCGGATCGCGCATCCCGGGGCTCAGTGAGTTCCTCGCGAATCGCCTGCACTTGCGGGTCGAACAAGCCAATCCGCTCGCGAACCTCAAAGTGCGGGACGGCGCGCTCGACACGCTCGTGACTGACGAGATCGCGCCGCTGTTGATGCTTCCCATCGGCCTTGCCCTGCGCAAGGTCGCCTAACGAATGACCGCCGTGTCGCCGAGTCAGCGCCTCTCATGATCGAAATCAATCTCCTCCCCGGATCGGGCAAGAAGAAGTCGGGCCGCAGCGGTAGTGGCGGCGCGGCGAGGAAGATCAATTTCGGCGCGCTGCTCGCCGGGATCACGCAGAAGATTCGTGATCCGTGGCTGATCAGCGCCGTCGGCAGTGTCGTGTTGAGCGTCGCGGTCGTCGGCACGACCTATCTCTACCAGGAGCAGCGCGTCTCCTCGCTCAATGCGGCCGAGCAAGCCGCACTCGCCGATTCGTCGCGCTATGCCGCCGCGTTGAAGGAACGTCAGCGCGCGGACGCGCGTCGCGACACGCTGTTGCGCCGGATGAACCTCATCCGCGCCATCGACGAGGACCGGTTCATCTGGCCGCACGTGCTCGACGAAGTGAGCAAGGCGTTGCCTCCGTATACCTGGCTCTCCTCGCTCTCATTCATGGGAACGCCCCAGGGTTCCGTGAACGTCGCCGCCGGCGCCAAGCCGGAGACGGGAGACGAGAAGAAAGGCAAGAAAGCAAAGAAGGTCGACGTCGAGGTGCCACGCGACGAAGTGCGCATTCGAATGATCGGGCTCACTCCCGACATCCAGGCGCTCACGCGCTTCATGCGACAGCTCGAGGCGTCGCCCTTCTTCGGTGATGTGCAATTGAACAACTCGCAGCTCTCGCAGGATCAGGGAAAAGACGTGACGCAGTTCACACTCGACGTGACGTACACCCGTCCGGATACGTCGGTGATTAAGCGTATTCCTTTGACCGCGTCAGAGAAGTAACCATGGCCCTCCTTCCTACCAGGCAACGCGATCAGATTCTGCTCATCGTGATCGTGCTCTCACTGGGCGCGATTGGTGGGTATTTCATGTACATGTTCGGCGACAAGGCGCAGGAGATCGCGACGCTGGACACGCATGTCACCGCCCTCCAGACGATGAATGACAAGGTGAAGGCCGACATCAAGGCCGGCGCCTTCGATCGCGCGCGGAAGGACGCGCAGCGCTACGAACGCAATCTCGCTCTGCTGAGTCGTTTGGTGCCGTCGACGAACGAAGTCCCGGCGCTGCTCGACCAAGTCTCCACGGCGGCGCGGCGCGCCGGTCTCGAGCTTCAGGACGTCGCGCCAGCCGGACCGCAGCCAGGTGAGGAGTTCGATACCTACAAATACAAAGTCGGCGTGCTCGGCGGCTATCACGAGATCGCGCAGTTCCTCACGAATATCGCGACCCTCGATCGTATCGTCGCGCCGATGAACATCAATCTCATCGTCACCGGCGGAAAGGGCGAGAAGAAAGCGCGCTCCGGCGAATCACTGCTCGACGCGCGATTCGAGATTCAGACATACGTCGCGCACGGCGGCGTGCAGCCGGCCGCCGCAACCTCGGGCGAGACCGCGAAGCCGACGAGGCAGGGGGCTCCATGAAGAAGGTGAATGGCATTGGCGCCGTCCTCGTTCTCATCGCGGCGATCGCCTACAAGTTCAACCTCGTGTTGAGCAAGCTCGGTTCATTGCTCAAGCTCGGGGTGGTGCTGCTCGCGCTGCTGCATCTCAGCTCGCCGACGGATTCGACGGCGCTGGCCGCCAAGCCGCACGCGGCCAAGTCGCCTCGTCAGGTGGCTCAGAACGTGACGCCCAATACGAATGGTGCCGCGAAAGTCGTCGGCGCCATGGCGCCCGCCCAATCGGGCGGACCCGCGATCCTGCCGTCTGCCCCGTTAGGCGCTGGCCCGATCCAGGCCGCCCGGAACGCCGCCGCCGCGCAGAACGCGCAGCTTGCGAAAGAGACGGGTCAGGCTGTGCCGACGGCGCCCGGTGCGCGGCCGGCACCAGCGCCCGCGCAGTCGCCGGCGTCGAACCAATCGACGGTGGTGCAGCAAGGCACGGCAAAGCCCGCGACCAACACCGCCAACAATACCAACGTCGACGCGCCCGTTATGCGCGAATCATTCGATTACGCGCGCGACACGCGTCGCGATCCGTTCGTCTCGCTCATGACAACGAGCGATCTCCGGCCAACGCTCAGCGATTTACGCCTGACCGGAATTCTCTATGACTTATCGGGGCGTCGCCCCGTCGCCATCCTCCGCGACATCGCGGGTGGGCAGTGGCGCGTCACGACCGGCATGACCCTTGGCCGGATGCGCGTCACGCAGATCAAACCCAAGACCATCATCTTCACCATCGAGGAGTTCGGCTTCAATCGTCAGGATTCGCTCGTCCTCGGTGACACCACGAGAGTGAGGCACAGATGATTCGAGGCCTGACGCTGGTCACGACGTCCCTCGTCGCGCTCGGCTTGAGCGTGACTTCGGCACGTCCCGCGAGCGCCACGCCGGGTGCGGCCGGCCGCTCGATCCCTGCGGAACACGACACCCGCGGCCTCCGCGAATCCAGAACGCCGGGCACACCGGCGGTCATCTCGCTGAGTGTCGTCCCCACGACCGATCGCACCGAGATGATCATCGGCGTCGACGGACCCGTCGAGGTCGAGAACTTCGCGCTCAGCAATCCGGACAAGATCGTCATCGACATCAATGGAGCCACGTTAGGCATCCCGACGGAAGTGTACGATCGAATCGCGCGCGCTGGCATCACCAACGTGCGCTACTCGCAGTACCGGAAGAATATCGTCCGCGTCGTGCTCACTCTGGAGAGCGCGCGGCCCTATGCGGTCGTGCGCGGCAAGAACGAAGTCCGTGTCTCGGTCGAAGGGAAGAGCGATCGCCTCGAGCCATGGCACATCGGCTACGACATGCCAGCGAGCACGATCGCCGACCGCGCGGCCAAAGTCGAGGTGACGGAATCGCGCACGCCGACAGCCAAGGTGAGCGAGCCACGCCGTGAGCCGACCCTTGGTGCGTCGAAATTCACGTCGATGCAGCAACGCTCGCAGCAGCCACGCATCACGATCGCTTGGGAGAATGCCGACATTCACGACGTGCTCGCTGCCTTCGCTGCCTTCTCGGGACGTACGATCATCCCCGCGAAGGAAGTGACTGGCAACGTCACGGCCGAGATCTCGAATCAGCCGTGGGACGTCGCGATGCGCGCCATTCTGAACGCGAATGGTTTCGATGCCGTCGAAGATCAGAACGGCATCATCATCGTCGACACGTTCTCGCATCTCGTCAGCCGCCAAAACGCCGAGCCGCTCTTGACGCGGACGCTGCGCTTGAACTACGCGCGCTCCACCACCGTCGCCGAGATGGTGAAGGAGCGTCTGTCGCGCGACTGCAGCCGCGTCACCATCGGCGGCGCCGCACCGACCCCGACGCAGCCCAACGGGACGCCCGCCATTCAGTTGAATCCCAACTGCCCGATACGAGGCGCAGTCACCGCCGACTCACTCACAAACAGCATCAGCATCACCGACATCCCCACGAACCTCGACGAGCTCGAGTCGTACACCAAGAGCGTCGACCTGCGCCAGCCGCAGGTGAACATCAAAGCGAAGATCGTTCTTGTCGATCGCACGCAACTCGAGGGTCTCGGCCTGCGGTACGATCTCGGGAGTCAGGCGCAGTTCTTCAGCGACATTGTCCAGCGGACGGATTCCAGCGGCGCCACGAACACGGGCAATTCGATCGCGTTAGGCGGCAATCAGCTCGCCGCGATCGCGAATGCCGCGGCCCGCGTGCCTTCGGCGGCGCTGCAGCTCGTCTACTCGACCGCGATCGGTGGCTTCGACTTCACCTCGTTCCTCGAAGCGCTCCAGCAAGTATCGCTTCTCGACGTGCAGGCCGAGCCCAGTGCGAGTGTGCTCAACAACCGGACGGCCAACCTCACCGCGGGCACTCAGGTCCCGATTCGCGTCATCGACGCGTCGTCGGGAGGAACGGCCAACGGTGCGTTCCCGCAGGCGACGGTGCGAATTCAGGAAACGGGTGTCATCCTCACCGTGACACCGCGGGTGACGGCCAACGGCCAGATCCAGATGCGCGTGCACGTCGAGAACTCGGACGTGCAGGATCTCGGCGGCGATATCGGCGCGGTGTTCCCGCGACAGAGCGTCGACAATGAGGTCCTGGTTGGCGATGGCGAAACGGCGGTCATGGGTGGACTCACCCAGACCACGATCCGACTCGCCAA contains:
- a CDS encoding PilN domain-containing protein translates to MIEINLLPGSGKKKSGRSGSGGAARKINFGALLAGITQKIRDPWLISAVGSVVLSVAVVGTTYLYQEQRVSSLNAAEQAALADSSRYAAALKERQRADARRDTLLRRMNLIRAIDEDRFIWPHVLDEVSKALPPYTWLSSLSFMGTPQGSVNVAAGAKPETGDEKKGKKAKKVDVEVPRDEVRIRMIGLTPDIQALTRFMRQLEASPFFGDVQLNNSQLSQDQGKDVTQFTLDVTYTRPDTSVIKRIPLTASEK
- the pilM gene encoding type IV pilus assembly protein PilM; its protein translation is MGLFGRKKTTVGLDIGSGLVKVAVIDHSKREPELIKAAVAPLLADAIVEGEVMDPGIVAEAVQTALAAAGVKSKHVVTAVGGRDVIIKKIQIERVKEQQARELMRWEAEQHVPFDMESVELDFQILDPDGEGLEMSVLLVAAKRELIESKVRVLGDAGLQPAAVDVDAFALHNAFEINHPDALGGLVALVNIGHEVTNVNILDEGVPILTRDITVGTRRFREDLQRERGLGPDEAQALLQGYDRSPHIEAVLASRGEEIAVGVERAVAFLASNSRTAQIRAMYTCGGGSRIPGLSEFLANRLHLRVEQANPLANLKVRDGALDTLVTDEIAPLLMLPIGLALRKVA
- a CDS encoding AMIN domain-containing protein yields the protein MIRGLTLVTTSLVALGLSVTSARPASATPGAAGRSIPAEHDTRGLRESRTPGTPAVISLSVVPTTDRTEMIIGVDGPVEVENFALSNPDKIVIDINGATLGIPTEVYDRIARAGITNVRYSQYRKNIVRVVLTLESARPYAVVRGKNEVRVSVEGKSDRLEPWHIGYDMPASTIADRAAKVEVTESRTPTAKVSEPRREPTLGASKFTSMQQRSQQPRITIAWENADIHDVLAAFAAFSGRTIIPAKEVTGNVTAEISNQPWDVAMRAILNANGFDAVEDQNGIIIVDTFSHLVSRQNAEPLLTRTLRLNYARSTTVAEMVKERLSRDCSRVTIGGAAPTPTQPNGTPAIQLNPNCPIRGAVTADSLTNSISITDIPTNLDELESYTKSVDLRQPQVNIKAKIVLVDRTQLEGLGLRYDLGSQAQFFSDIVQRTDSSGATNTGNSIALGGNQLAAIANAAARVPSAALQLVYSTAIGGFDFTSFLEALQQVSLLDVQAEPSASVLNNRTANLTAGTQVPIRVIDASSGGTANGAFPQATVRIQETGVILTVTPRVTANGQIQMRVHVENSDVQDLGGDIGAVFPRQSVDNEVLVGDGETAVMGGLTQTTIRLAKSGIPLLVDLPLIGKLFGVTQRTEAKRDLLILITPHIIDDGQQPSDQIRR
- the pilO gene encoding type 4a pilus biogenesis protein PilO, which produces MALLPTRQRDQILLIVIVLSLGAIGGYFMYMFGDKAQEIATLDTHVTALQTMNDKVKADIKAGAFDRARKDAQRYERNLALLSRLVPSTNEVPALLDQVSTAARRAGLELQDVAPAGPQPGEEFDTYKYKVGVLGGYHEIAQFLTNIATLDRIVAPMNINLIVTGGKGEKKARSGESLLDARFEIQTYVAHGGVQPAAATSGETAKPTRQGAP